A genomic segment from Yimella sp. cx-51 encodes:
- a CDS encoding pentapeptide repeat-containing protein — translation MEITDQELSRTDVERLTLTATEPVSLVRCTLTGADLRDLDLTEFSFDECALDGALLDGAGLGGATFTGCRMTGVSMERTRGLGFQIQRSNLFAANLTGVVLANADLSGCRFTEAVLRGADLHASVFDDCDLIETDLFDANLKDADLRGARLGPCDLDRLRALRGAILSPHQACDIVADLTGCSVLPIDS, via the coding sequence ATGGAGATCACAGATCAGGAGTTGTCACGCACCGACGTCGAACGCCTCACGCTCACCGCGACCGAGCCGGTGTCACTGGTGCGGTGCACCCTGACCGGCGCCGACCTGCGCGATCTCGATCTGACTGAATTCAGTTTCGATGAATGTGCATTGGACGGTGCTCTGCTCGACGGCGCAGGCTTAGGCGGAGCCACCTTCACCGGCTGCCGCATGACGGGAGTCTCGATGGAGCGCACCCGTGGTCTCGGCTTCCAGATCCAGCGGTCCAACCTGTTCGCGGCCAACCTCACCGGAGTGGTGCTGGCCAACGCCGATCTCAGCGGATGCAGGTTCACCGAGGCGGTGCTGCGCGGAGCTGATCTGCACGCGTCGGTGTTCGACGACTGCGATCTGATCGAAACCGATCTGTTCGACGCCAACCTCAAAGACGCCGACTTGCGCGGTGCTCGTCTTGGTCCGTGCGATCTCGACCGCCTCCGGGCCCTGCGCGGCGCGATCCTCAGCCCGCACCAAGCGTGCGACATCGTCGCCGACCTGACCGGGTGCAGCGTCCTGCCGATCGACAGCTGA
- a CDS encoding GNAT family N-acetyltransferase, producing MSEPCPGDSVTDDEMVSWAGFTPEQFLPPLARLTTQMNQDVPTGQLSRAAVAVDVDRLLNNPQRMHDQGWVSVMSLALADGEPVGYTELLVSRGVPEFVLQEDTLVLPEHRGRRLGMRLKYAKLRRLMSLPHELVGQRRWFQTYTAQSNLPMQRANGSSDSWRPTNCTSARGGSRWLADSTA from the coding sequence GTGAGCGAACCGTGCCCGGGAGATTCGGTCACCGACGACGAGATGGTCTCCTGGGCAGGATTCACCCCCGAGCAGTTCCTGCCGCCGCTGGCCCGCCTCACCACACAGATGAACCAGGACGTGCCGACCGGGCAGCTGAGCCGTGCTGCCGTGGCGGTGGACGTCGACAGACTCCTCAACAACCCGCAACGGATGCACGACCAAGGGTGGGTCAGCGTCATGTCGTTGGCGCTCGCCGACGGCGAACCCGTTGGATACACCGAGCTTCTGGTGAGCCGGGGAGTGCCGGAATTCGTGCTGCAGGAGGACACGCTGGTGCTGCCCGAGCACCGAGGTCGCCGGCTCGGCATGCGCCTGAAGTACGCCAAACTGCGTCGCCTCATGTCGTTGCCGCACGAGTTGGTGGGGCAGCGGCGCTGGTTCCAGACCTACACCGCCCAATCGAATCTCCCGATGCAGCGCGCCAACGGGAGTTCGGATTCGTGGAGGCCGACGAACTGCACGAGTGCGAGGGGAGGATCACGCTGGCTGGCGGACAGCACGGCCTAA
- the prmC gene encoding peptide chain release factor N(5)-glutamine methyltransferase — MSQARQLLREAAQRLSDNGIHSADADAHRLLEHAWERSAEQVRRAALMGDPMPADVASTFEELVDERAQRVPLQHLTGRAPFRHLELEVGPGVFVPRPETELIVDLVIDRAPEGGTVVDLCTGAAPIPLALKHERPDLIVHAVDLTQHAFAWATHNRDRLGLDVHLVEGPAQEAFPELLGEVDVVVSNPPYIPDGMVPVDPEVRDHDPAEALYGGSVDGLRIPLEVAARAFELLRPGGVMFMEHAETQGNSLPEALCRAGWVDVDDVPDLTGRPRFARAHRPTS, encoded by the coding sequence GTGAGCCAAGCTCGCCAACTGTTGCGCGAAGCCGCGCAACGCTTGTCCGACAACGGAATCCACTCCGCGGACGCCGACGCTCACCGGTTGCTGGAGCACGCCTGGGAAAGGTCTGCTGAGCAGGTGCGCCGCGCGGCATTGATGGGCGATCCGATGCCGGCTGACGTGGCCAGCACCTTCGAGGAACTGGTCGACGAACGCGCCCAGCGAGTGCCGCTGCAACATCTCACCGGCCGGGCACCCTTCCGACACCTCGAGCTCGAGGTCGGCCCCGGAGTCTTCGTCCCACGTCCGGAGACCGAACTGATCGTCGACCTGGTGATCGATCGGGCGCCGGAAGGCGGAACGGTTGTCGACCTCTGCACCGGCGCGGCCCCCATTCCCTTGGCCCTCAAGCACGAACGTCCCGACCTCATCGTGCACGCGGTCGACCTCACCCAGCATGCGTTCGCGTGGGCCACCCACAACCGCGACCGCTTGGGCCTCGACGTGCACCTCGTCGAAGGCCCTGCGCAAGAGGCGTTCCCCGAACTTCTCGGTGAGGTCGACGTCGTCGTCAGCAACCCGCCGTACATCCCCGACGGCATGGTGCCGGTCGATCCGGAGGTGCGTGACCACGACCCTGCAGAGGCGTTGTACGGCGGCAGCGTCGACGGCCTGCGCATCCCGCTCGAGGTCGCAGCACGTGCCTTCGAACTGCTGCGACCCGGTGGTGTCATGTTCATGGAACACGCTGAGACGCAAGGAAATTCGTTGCCCGAGGCGCTATGTCGGGCGGGCTGGGTGGATGTCGACGATGTGCCCGATCTGACCGGACGGCCCCGGTTCGCCAGAGCGCACCGCCCGACGTCCTGA